A window from Sinanaerobacter sp. ZZT-01 encodes these proteins:
- a CDS encoding M56 family metallopeptidase, which yields MIDIILSSSVLILIILAIRFTFLGKINPKMQYGLWSLVVLRMLPISWLNSKMPESRLSVMHAAKAVAGTIHGASEAEQLIFAPKQGTIFNDMLSEDSIKTDAMRNASALSFISSIDWQLVFLTVWIIGAVAFGLWFLWVNFNFNRQLIKKRTFLMSVGLDGEPILDTDTLAFGNMQTRKRKSLPVYISDELCSPCLVRHRRGAVIYVTTDVAEDGRKLHYAVLHELCHYRQHDLLWSAVRGAVLVFYWFHPLIWAAAIISKRDCELACDYEVMKKMNQKERLNYRRILVDLIRTQTNQKNVLQVASSMHENAEGMKERMILIARNKKRKASTLIIVILIAALAAGFTFTSAPEYVKEISGQEEHAFNDFTVKWADAYSARDARSIYEMCENEELFLTLGEHTQGGGYWMGVSSPWPWNKDYVINILDDSSADIYYYYRTSSPTVFVAKETITVNKDKSGYKVSQDNWKYFDEISSKAEFEEAYRFGVPELIEFAAAYQLQADDNSDYNEGSKEILEDPVTAAIEQLNLAGAKVTGIYTDPYAKKAVIKFAWEDGEVYVNLSQPILIDEDDESVKRQATIWVVVNKNLTKEFRMKGK from the coding sequence ATGATAGATATCATCCTATCTTCATCGGTATTGATTTTAATCATACTTGCTATAAGGTTTACATTTCTAGGAAAGATCAACCCGAAAATGCAATATGGCCTTTGGAGTCTCGTTGTTCTTCGAATGCTGCCCATCAGCTGGCTGAATTCAAAGATGCCAGAGAGCAGGCTGAGCGTAATGCATGCAGCAAAAGCAGTTGCAGGAACAATACATGGAGCATCTGAAGCAGAACAACTCATTTTTGCTCCAAAGCAAGGAACTATTTTTAATGATATGCTTTCGGAAGACAGCATAAAAACAGATGCGATGAGGAATGCAAGTGCGCTTTCTTTCATTTCGTCGATCGATTGGCAGCTTGTATTTCTGACAGTTTGGATCATTGGTGCGGTTGCTTTTGGATTGTGGTTTCTGTGGGTTAATTTTAACTTTAATCGACAGTTGATCAAAAAACGTACGTTTCTTATGTCAGTTGGATTGGACGGTGAACCAATTCTAGACACAGACACACTTGCTTTCGGCAATATGCAAACACGTAAGAGAAAATCGTTACCGGTATATATATCGGATGAACTGTGTTCTCCCTGTCTTGTGAGGCATAGGAGAGGAGCCGTCATCTATGTAACAACTGACGTTGCAGAAGATGGGAGAAAGCTTCACTATGCCGTTTTGCATGAATTATGTCATTACAGACAGCATGATTTGTTATGGTCTGCGGTGCGGGGAGCCGTATTGGTTTTCTATTGGTTCCATCCTTTGATCTGGGCTGCCGCGATTATCTCAAAGAGAGATTGCGAGCTGGCTTGTGATTATGAAGTAATGAAGAAAATGAATCAGAAAGAACGGCTGAATTACAGAAGGATTTTGGTCGATTTAATCCGTACCCAAACGAATCAAAAGAATGTGTTACAAGTGGCGTCAAGTATGCATGAGAATGCAGAGGGGATGAAGGAGAGAATGATACTGATCGCAAGAAATAAAAAGAGAAAAGCTTCTACCTTAATCATAGTAATCTTAATTGCGGCCTTGGCAGCTGGATTTACGTTTACCTCAGCACCGGAGTATGTGAAGGAGATCAGTGGGCAGGAAGAACACGCTTTCAATGATTTTACTGTAAAATGGGCGGATGCATATTCTGCAAGAGATGCAAGGAGCATTTATGAAATGTGTGAGAATGAAGAATTATTTTTAACCCTTGGAGAACATACGCAGGGTGGCGGTTATTGGATGGGCGTTTCCAGCCCTTGGCCTTGGAATAAAGATTATGTGATAAATATCCTTGATGACTCTTCTGCTGATATTTATTATTATTACAGAACCTCAAGCCCGACTGTTTTCGTGGCAAAGGAGACGATTACGGTTAATAAAGACAAAAGCGGCTATAAGGTATCACAGGACAATTGGAAGTACTTTGATGAAATTTCGTCGAAAGCAGAGTTTGAGGAAGCGTATCGATTCGGTGTACCGGAACTGATCGAATTTGCTGCGGCTTACCAGCTTCAGGCAGATGACAATTCCGACTACAATGAGGGGAGCAAAGAAATTCTTGAAGATCCGGTTACGGCTGCGATAGAGCAGCTCAATCTTGCAGGTGCGAAAGTCACAGGGATTTATACAGACCCCTATGCGAAAAAGGCAGTCATAAAATTTGCATGGGAAGATGGTGAGGTGTACGTTAATTTAAGCCAGCCAATACTCATTGATGAAGACGATGAAAGTGTAAAAAGACAGGCAACGATATGGGTTGTGGTAAATAAAAACCTTACCAAAGAATTTCGAATGAAAGGGAAATAA